In one window of Chanodichthys erythropterus isolate Z2021 chromosome 23, ASM2448905v1, whole genome shotgun sequence DNA:
- the itprid1 gene encoding protein ITPRID1 gives MTTTMSTSKSADRRAILRTSRIRWKTDKCEIVPIISSDTRKCDEDSVERWLTTISEDDTKPEVVLETAVKPIRRNESGEDDLALGVEASLYGKRSLRTVQDILRSSLDTPALSRWNSFASSVSIPSDVSVMDVLNILQDDPEELLLDLGFGTEEPDITGRIPTRFLNYQSSARGISYQLFLEAQQNRMDVENLDVRNRFRQLEVLQQVTTTFSSLVGATSQDADTSTASQMSAEARERRKHMAMILRKASKKSLSQAETSQNQHTLPSMTSSAPSGPESTGTPKADKRIPSKRTRMSDNSNLFPLEEEQSVNSEAEPVLNRSTARGTSDLLNLNFVPPSTEGRPVESFELEEIQSFDEGSVPGSCNGPMDPGGERIGSNVMRTNSCQSDSSGFLEEPFIPALSQQNNPGPELMKMLNAISQDSTEGQQKRSEQREMEDPPTYEQKCEMQSNQKYSGKIVLETADSGNIFDSDSGELRRIMTEKEYSLSSDISKVSNNGVYTLAYFVQMDPVGYQTEIHDRPQGSESPGRLVYKEGMSLFEELKSAETNSGLWPTDLRTDVMEKEADSFTNHLELGERDPALDLSHGSPGKTVTSAAVGRCSPTALERRRESFSKRSDVVTDNDSGTAQTPNTHTPFTSVETSPPHLWNSVECSGDLGSFRTRSISLDTGLSYEEEDHKLQGALWAGAQQCFHCGSQINYDNCWAKPQPELSSSLPYSLDELEDMVKCLRKFRTVLTEIEARLEEEQASVLGSLSDSHREEVEDVLKLRAAVKQEAGTLEQQLSDLVHHYDDSIKMKLNRLMDEQSQLCTQLRITPSNTPHSGPTSTRSVAIQCCLLPVTSGPQRCHHHPGTCHGNQGAACQDPQRFSCQTQWEANCKPDRLDFVAFIKSLKNSLQHSINSNSLE, from the exons ATGACCACAACAATGTCTACCAGTAAATCTGCAGACAGAAGAGCTATTCTGCGGACCTCCAGGATTAGATGGAAGACGGATAAATGTGAGATTGTTCCGATTATCAGTTCTGACACAA GGAAGTGTGATGAAGACAGCGTTGAGCGCTGGCTCACAACCATCTCAGA GGACGATACGAAACCAGAGGTTGTCCTGGAGACAGCAG TGAAGCCTATAAGGAGGAATGAGAGCGGTGAAGATGATCTGGCACTGGGAGTGGAAG CATCTTTATATGGCAAACGCTCTCTCAGGACTGTACAAGACATTTTGAG GTCATCTCTAGATACTCCTGCTCTGTCCAGGTGGAACAGTTTTGCATCGTCTGTTTCGATACCATCTGACGTCAG tgtaatgGACGTGTTAAACATACTACAGGATGACCCTGAAGAACTGTTGCTAGATTTGGGTTTTGGCACTGAGGAGCCCGACATCACAGGGAGAATCCCGACCCGATTCCTCAATTACCAGTCCAGCGCTCGTGGCATCAGCTATCAGCTCTTTCTGGAAGCTCAGCAGAACCGAATGGATGTCGAAAATCTGGATGTCAGGA ATCGGTTCAGGCAGCTCGAGGTTCTTCAGCAGGTCACCACAACATTCTCCTCTCTGGTTGGTGCCACTTCTCAGGATGCGGACACATCTACAGCTTCCCAAATGTCTGCAGAGGCACGGGAGAGGAGAAAACATATGGCCATGATTCTGCGTAAAGCCTCGAAAAAGAGCCTCAGTCAAGCCGAAACGTCACAGAACCAGCACACGCTCCCTTCCATGACCTCCTCAGCCCCATCCGGCCCAGAATCCACTGGCACACCAAAAGCAGATAAAAGGATCCCTTCAAAACGCACAAGGATGTCGGACAACAGCAATCTTTTCCCTCTAGAAGAGGAGCAGAGTGTTAATTCAGAGGCTGAGCCGGTTCTAAACCGCTCCACGGCAAGAGGAACATCAGACCTTCTGAATCTCAACTTTGTCCCGCCTTCAACTGAGGGTCGACCTGTTGAATCTTTCGAGCTGGAAGAG ATCCAGAGTTTTGATGAAGGAAGTGTTCCTGGGAGCTGCAATGGCCCAATGGATCCTGGAG GTGAACGAATTGGATCTAACGTGATGAGAACAAACAGTTGTCAGTCTGACAGCAGTGGCTTCCTAGAGGAGCCCTTCATACCTGCGCTGTCCCAGCAGAACAACCCTGGACCCGAGCTCATGAAG ATGCTGAATGCAATATCTCAAGATAGCACAGAAGGTCAACAGAAGCGATCAGAACAGCGTGAAATGGAGGATCCACCCACATATGAACAGAAGTGTGAAatgcagtcaaaccaaaaatactCTGGAAAAATTGTTTTGGAAACTGCAGACTCTGGAAATATATTTGACTCAGACTCAGGAGAATTGAGGAGAATAATGACTGAAAAAGAATACTCTTTGTCATCAGATATTAGTAAAGTTAGCAATAATGGTGTTTACACTCTAGCGTACTTTGTTCAAATGGATCCTGTTGGTTATCAGACTGAAATTCATGACAGACCGCAAGGATCAGAAAGTCCAGGCCGACTTGTTTATAAGGAAGGCATGTCCCTGTTTGAGGAACTGAAATCTGCTGAGACAAACTCAGGTTTGTGGCCTACTGATCTGAGGACAGATGTTATGGAAAAGGAGGCGGACAGCTTTACGAATCATCTCGAATTAGGCGAACGAGATCCGGCATTGGATCTGTCGCATGGATCTCCGGGAAAAACCGTGACCTCTGCTGCCGTTGGACGCTGTTCCCCCACTGCTCTTGAACGTAGGAGAGAATCTTTCTCCAAGAGGTCTGACGTTGTCACGGATAATGACTCGGGAACGGCACAGACACCCAACACACACACGCCGTTCACATCTGTGGAAACATCTCCTCCTCACTTGTGGAACTCTGTGGAATGTTCTGGCGATCTCGGAAGTTTCCGTACGCGCTCGATATCTCTGGACACGGGACTGTCGTACGAGGAGGAGGATCACAAACTGCAGGGCGCATTGTGGGCAGGGGCGCAGCAATGTTTCCACTGTGGGTCTCAAATCAACTATGACAACTGTTGGGCAAAACCTCAACCTGAGCTGTCCTCCAGTCTGCCT TACTCCCTGGATGAGCTTGAGGACATGGTGAAATGTTTGAGGAAGTTCCGAACAGTTCTGACGGAAATTGAAGCAAGACTAGAAGAGGAACAAGCATCCGTGCTCGGATCTCTGTCAGACTCCCACAG GGAGGAAGTGGAAGATGTTTTGAAGCTACGAGCAGCTGTCAAACAGGAAGCTGGGACGCTTGAACAGCAGTTGTCCGATCTGGTGCATCACTATGATGATAGCATCAAAATG AAGCTGAATCGGCTCATGGACGAACAGTCTCAGCTGTGCACCCAACTACGAATTACACCCTCTAATACACCCCATTCAGGACCCACCTCAACCAGGAGCGTGGCCATTCAATGCTGCCTGCTGCCTGTGACGTCTGGTCCACAGAGGTGTCACCATCATCCCGGAACTTGTCATGGGAATCAGGGAGCAGCATGTCAAGATCCACAGCGGTTCTCTTGTCAAACCCAGTGGGAGGCCAATTGCAAACCAGACAGGCTGGACTTTGTAGCTTTTATTAAAAGT CTGAAAAATTCATTACAGCATTCAATCAACAGTAACTCGCTGGAATAA
- the ppp1r17 gene encoding protein phosphatase 1, regulatory subunit 17-like has translation MSCYLISEQTAVGSMSTDCVRSLSDKAEHTLTMHEHLYGNAEMDNQKHSSEEHQQDKLGQKKPRRKDTPVLNSPPLIPGVRLMKTEARLIHQEDEEKEMKK, from the exons aTGAGCTGTTATCTGATATCTGAACAGACTGCTGTAGGGAGCATGTCCACTGACTGTGTGAGGTCACTCTCAGACAAAGCCGAACACACACTCACCATGCATGAACATCTCT ATGGGAACGCTGAAATGGACAATCAGAAGCACAGCTCTGAAGAACATCAGCAGGATAAACTGGGACAGAAGAAACCCCGCAGGAAAGACACTCCTGTACTCAACAGCCCTCCACTCATACCAG GCGTGAGATTGATGAAGACAGAGGCACGATTGATTCATCAGGAGGATGAGGAGAAGGAGATGAAGAAGTAG